The following coding sequences are from one Eucalyptus grandis isolate ANBG69807.140 chromosome 11, ASM1654582v1, whole genome shotgun sequence window:
- the LOC104425889 gene encoding probable pectate lyase 4 — protein MASPRTMPATIPCHFALAFLIAVLFSPAPSLTHGSQQSPSGLNTIDQCWRTNPNWRRQRQQLARCSVGFSGKMTSNIGKGTVRYTVTDPSDDPLRPRPGTLRYGATLINGEVWITFERDMTINLQKPLLVSSFTAIDGRGVTVHITGGGCLLVYKATDVIIHGLYIHNCQAQPPSQVIGPDSKILPLGQVDGDAIRLVTATKVWIDHNTLYACQDGLLDVTRGSNQVTISNNWFRDQDKVMLLGHDDGYIRDRNMKVTIVYNHFGPNCNQRMPRVRHGYAHVANNLYQGWEQYAIGGSSGPSIKSEANLFIAPKGGNKEVTWRLGSHASKTAWSFYSVGDVFENGASFRKKGRLGGAKPHYNKQQSFTVADAQSVRSLTSSSGVLKCSRTC, from the exons ATGGCTTCTCCTCGCACCATGCCCGCCACCATCCCTTGCCACTTCGCCTTGGCATTCCTCATCGCCGTTCTCTTCTCTCCGGCCCCAAGCCTCACCCATGGATCGCAGCAGAGCCCCTCCGGCTTGAACACGATCGACCAGTGCTGGAGGACAAACCCCAACTGGCGGAGGCAGCGGCAGCAGCTGGCCCGCTGCTCGGTTGGTTTCAGTGGGAAGATGACCAGCAACATCGGCAAGGGGACCGTGCGGTACACCGTGACCGACCCAAGCGACGACCCGTTGAGGCCGAGACCGGGGACACTGAGGTATGGAGCCACTTTGATAAATGGCGAAGTGTGGATCACGTTCGAGAGGGACATGACCATCAATCTCCAGAAACCTCTCCTCGTGAGTAGCTTCACCGCCATAGATGGCCGCGGCGTGACTGTTCACATCACCGGAGGTGGATGTTTATTGGTCTATAAG GCTACGGATGTGATTATCCACGGCCTATACATCCACAATTGCCAAGCGCAGCCACCGAGCCAGGTGATCGGGCCAGACTCCAAAATCCTGCCCCTCGGCCAAGTAGACGGTGACGCCATCCGGCTCGTGACGGCGACAAAGGTGTGGATCGACCACAACACGCTCTATGCATGCCAGGACGGGCTCCTCGACGTCACACGAGGGTCCAACCAGGTCACCATCTCCAACAACTGGTTCCGTGACCAAGACAAGGTCATGCTCCTCGGCCATGACGACGGCTACATCCGCGACCGCAACATGAAGGTCACCATCGTGTACAACCACTTCGGCCCTAATTGCAACCAGCGAATGCCAAG GGTTCGACACGGATACGCACATGTGGCAAACAACTTGTACCAGGGATGGGAACAATATGCAATCGGAGGAAGCTCGGGCCCGAGCATCAAGAGCGAAGCCAACCTGTTCATCGCACCGAAAGGAGGCAATAAGGAG GTTACATGGAGACTAGGAAGCCACGCGAGCAAAACGGCTTGGAGCTTCTACTCAGTGGGGGATGTGTTTGAGAACGGAGCTTCTTTCAGGAAAAAGGGAAGGCTTGGCGGCGCGAAGCCTCACTACAATAAGCAACAGAGCTTTACAGTCGCCGATGCACAATCCGTGAGGTCGCTGACGAGCTCGTCGGGTGTGCTCAAGTGCTCTAGGACATGTTGA
- the LOC104425888 gene encoding cytochrome P450 720B2 isoform X2, which produces MRETTSGSRDRWPLSSVIILATTLVFIAFLVKLISETKKRRSGRGGSSGGYKLPPGSKGWPLVGDTFAWFGAVASSHPPRFVKQQAKRYGKIFSCSLLGKQAVVSVDPAFNRFVMQNEGKLFQSSYPKSFRDLVGKNGVITAQGEQQRKLHGIASNMMRLEKLKCHFLEDIQLVMLRSICDFPDNQVIVLQDVCRKVAINLMVNQLLGMTSELDIDNMARHFSDFVDGCLSLPINLPGFAYHTAMKARNNIVSKINETIAKIRRLQGSAEVGNGVLGRLLSEESLPDEAIADFIINLIFAGNETTAKTMLFAIYFLTKCPRALKELREEQEGLRGHNAAEAEMLTWQDYKAMPFTQCVIDETLRLGGIAIWLMREAKVDVAYQDYVIPKGCFVVPFLSAVHLDEDLYPGALDFNPWRWLNPDNQEKRNWRNSPFYAPFGGGARFCPGAELARLQIALFLHYFVTNYRWTQLKEDRMTFFPSARLVNGFQVRLNRRSQL; this is translated from the exons ATGAGAGAAACGACATCTGGTTCAAGAGACCGTTGGCCATTAAGCTCCGTGATCATCCTCGCGACGACGCTGGTATTTATCGCTTTTCTCGTGAAGTTAATTTCCGAGacgaagaagagaagaagcggAAGAGGAGGCAGCAGTGGCGGGTACAAGTTGCCACCGGGGAGTAAAGGGTGGCCGCTGGTCGGGGACACCTTTGCCTGGTTTGGTGCAGTGGCGAGTTCACACCCGCCTCGTTTCGTCAAGCAACAAGCCAAAAG GTATGGGAAGATATTCTCGTGCAGCCTGCTGGGGAAGCAGGCGGTGGTGTCGGTGGACCCAGCATTCAACCGGTTCGTGATGCAGAACGAGGGTAAGCTCTTCCAATCGAGCTACCCGAAGTCGTTCCGGGACTTGGTGGGAAAGAACGGAGTGATCACCGCCCAAGGAGAGCAGCAGAGGAAGCTCCACGGCATCGCCTCCAACATGATGCGCCTGGAGAAGCTCAAGTGCCACTTCCTGGAGGACATTCAGCTTGTCATGCTTCGGAGCATCTGCGATTTTCCGGACAATCAAGTCATCGTCCTACAAGATGTTTGTAGAAAG GTGGCAATAAATCTGATGGTGAATCAACTGCTGGGGATGACCAGCGAGTTGGACATCGACAACATGGCTCGGCACTTCTCTGACTTTGTCGATGGttgtctctctcttcccatCAACTTGCCCGGCTTTGCCTACCACACTGCCATGAAG GCTAGGAATAACATAGTGAGCAAGATAAACGAGACGATTGCGAAGATTAGGAGACTGCAAGGCTCGGCAGAGGTGGGCAATGGCGTGCTCGGAAGACTGCTCAGTGAAGAGAGCCTTCCCGACGAAGCCATCGCCGACTTCATCATCAATCTGATCTTTGCTGGGAACGAGACCACTGCGAAAACCATGCTTTTCGCCATCTACTTCCTCACTAAGTGCCCCAGAGCTTTGAAGGAACTCCGG GAAGAGCAAGAGGGTTTACGGGGGCACAATGCAGCTGAAGCTGAGATGCTCACATGGCAGGACTACAAAGCAATGCCCTTCACACAATGT GTGATAGACGAGACACTGCGACTTGGGGGGATTGCAATCTGGTTGATGAGGGAAGCCAAGGTGGACGTTGCGTATCaag ACTATGTCATCCCCAAAGGATGCTTTGTCGTCCCATTTCTTTCAGCCGTGCATCTGGATGAGGACTTGTACCCAGGAGCTCTCGACTTCAATCCGTGGAGATGGTTGAACCCCGATAATCAG gaaaagagaaattggAGGAATAGTCCATTCTATGCACCGTTTGGTGGAGGTGCTCGATTCTGTCCAGGGGCAGAACTAGCTCGCCTTCAGATTGCTCTCTTTCTCCACTATTTTGTGACTAATTACAG GTGGACCCAATTGAAGGAAGATCGGATGACCTTCTTCCCCTCGGCGAGGCTAGTCAATGGATTCCAAGTGCGCTTGAACAGGCGAAGTCAACTTTGA
- the LOC104425888 gene encoding cytochrome P450 720B2 isoform X1, with product MTTNVFLPGLLRSLSRAELITKMRETTSGSRDRWPLSSVIILATTLVFIAFLVKLISETKKRRSGRGGSSGGYKLPPGSKGWPLVGDTFAWFGAVASSHPPRFVKQQAKRYGKIFSCSLLGKQAVVSVDPAFNRFVMQNEGKLFQSSYPKSFRDLVGKNGVITAQGEQQRKLHGIASNMMRLEKLKCHFLEDIQLVMLRSICDFPDNQVIVLQDVCRKVAINLMVNQLLGMTSELDIDNMARHFSDFVDGCLSLPINLPGFAYHTAMKARNNIVSKINETIAKIRRLQGSAEVGNGVLGRLLSEESLPDEAIADFIINLIFAGNETTAKTMLFAIYFLTKCPRALKELREEQEGLRGHNAAEAEMLTWQDYKAMPFTQCVIDETLRLGGIAIWLMREAKVDVAYQDYVIPKGCFVVPFLSAVHLDEDLYPGALDFNPWRWLNPDNQEKRNWRNSPFYAPFGGGARFCPGAELARLQIALFLHYFVTNYRWTQLKEDRMTFFPSARLVNGFQVRLNRRSQL from the exons ATGACGACGAACGTCTTTTTGCCAGGTTTGCTCCGATCTCTATCCCGAGCTGAGCTAATCACCAAAATGAGAGAAACGACATCTGGTTCAAGAGACCGTTGGCCATTAAGCTCCGTGATCATCCTCGCGACGACGCTGGTATTTATCGCTTTTCTCGTGAAGTTAATTTCCGAGacgaagaagagaagaagcggAAGAGGAGGCAGCAGTGGCGGGTACAAGTTGCCACCGGGGAGTAAAGGGTGGCCGCTGGTCGGGGACACCTTTGCCTGGTTTGGTGCAGTGGCGAGTTCACACCCGCCTCGTTTCGTCAAGCAACAAGCCAAAAG GTATGGGAAGATATTCTCGTGCAGCCTGCTGGGGAAGCAGGCGGTGGTGTCGGTGGACCCAGCATTCAACCGGTTCGTGATGCAGAACGAGGGTAAGCTCTTCCAATCGAGCTACCCGAAGTCGTTCCGGGACTTGGTGGGAAAGAACGGAGTGATCACCGCCCAAGGAGAGCAGCAGAGGAAGCTCCACGGCATCGCCTCCAACATGATGCGCCTGGAGAAGCTCAAGTGCCACTTCCTGGAGGACATTCAGCTTGTCATGCTTCGGAGCATCTGCGATTTTCCGGACAATCAAGTCATCGTCCTACAAGATGTTTGTAGAAAG GTGGCAATAAATCTGATGGTGAATCAACTGCTGGGGATGACCAGCGAGTTGGACATCGACAACATGGCTCGGCACTTCTCTGACTTTGTCGATGGttgtctctctcttcccatCAACTTGCCCGGCTTTGCCTACCACACTGCCATGAAG GCTAGGAATAACATAGTGAGCAAGATAAACGAGACGATTGCGAAGATTAGGAGACTGCAAGGCTCGGCAGAGGTGGGCAATGGCGTGCTCGGAAGACTGCTCAGTGAAGAGAGCCTTCCCGACGAAGCCATCGCCGACTTCATCATCAATCTGATCTTTGCTGGGAACGAGACCACTGCGAAAACCATGCTTTTCGCCATCTACTTCCTCACTAAGTGCCCCAGAGCTTTGAAGGAACTCCGG GAAGAGCAAGAGGGTTTACGGGGGCACAATGCAGCTGAAGCTGAGATGCTCACATGGCAGGACTACAAAGCAATGCCCTTCACACAATGT GTGATAGACGAGACACTGCGACTTGGGGGGATTGCAATCTGGTTGATGAGGGAAGCCAAGGTGGACGTTGCGTATCaag ACTATGTCATCCCCAAAGGATGCTTTGTCGTCCCATTTCTTTCAGCCGTGCATCTGGATGAGGACTTGTACCCAGGAGCTCTCGACTTCAATCCGTGGAGATGGTTGAACCCCGATAATCAG gaaaagagaaattggAGGAATAGTCCATTCTATGCACCGTTTGGTGGAGGTGCTCGATTCTGTCCAGGGGCAGAACTAGCTCGCCTTCAGATTGCTCTCTTTCTCCACTATTTTGTGACTAATTACAG GTGGACCCAATTGAAGGAAGATCGGATGACCTTCTTCCCCTCGGCGAGGCTAGTCAATGGATTCCAAGTGCGCTTGAACAGGCGAAGTCAACTTTGA
- the LOC104425887 gene encoding LOW QUALITY PROTEIN: alcohol dehydrogenase-like 6 (The sequence of the model RefSeq protein was modified relative to this genomic sequence to represent the inferred CDS: deleted 1 base in 1 codon; substituted 1 base at 1 genomic stop codon) encodes MSSSPSIITCKAAVAWGAGQPLVIEEVEVSPPRPQEIRIKVVATSLCGSDVNAWEFRNIFPRIFGHEAAGIVESVGEGVTEFKEGDHVLTLFMGECXRCRHCTSNKSNMCQALGLERNGVMHSDRRTRFSIRGTPIYHYLGVSSFSEYTVVHSGCAAKVSPTVPLQKICILSCGVATGLGAAWNVADVSKGSNVAIFGLGTVGLSVAQGAKLRGAAQVIGVEYPEKGEKANFFGVNVFLNPKDYDEPIHEVIKRMTDGGADYCFECTGDTRVASTALQSCCDGWGMTVALGVPKAKPEMTVNCGLLLSGRTLRGSTFGGWRPKSDMPSLVDKYLNKEIQVDEFVTHNLQFEEINRAFEMMKKGKCLRCVIHMPK; translated from the exons ATGTCCTCCTCACCCTCCATCATCACATGCAAAG CTGCGGTGGCATGGGGAGCTGGACAGCCTCTGGTGATCGAGGAAGTGGAAGTGAGCCCGCCTCGACCCCAGGAGATCCGCATCAAAGTCGTCGCCACTTCCCTCTGTGGCAGCGACGTCAACGCTTGGGAATTCAGG AATATATTTCCTCGCATATTTGGCCATGAAGCAGCTGG GATTGTCGAGAGTGTGGGGGAGGGAGTGACGGAATTCAAGGAGGGAGACCACGTGTTGACGTTGTTCATGGGCGAATGCTAGAGATGCCGGCACTGTACATCGAATAAAAGCAACATGTGCCAAGCACTTGGGTTGGAAAGGAACGGCGTGATGCACAGCGACCGAAGGACGCGCTTCTCCATCAGAGGCACTCCTATATATCATTACTTGGGCGTTTCGAGTTTCAGCGAGTATACGGTGGTGCACTCGGGGTGCGCCGCCAAAGTCAGCCCAACGGTACCTCTACAA AAAATATGTATTCTCAGTTGCGGAGTAGCAACAG GTCTAGGTGCGGCGTGGAATGTGGCCGATGTGTCCAAAGGATCAAACGTGGCAATATTTGGTCTTGGAACTGTGGGTCTTTCT GTTGCACAAGGTGCCAAACTTCGGGGGGCTGCTCAAGTAATTGGTGTGGAATATCCTGAGAAGGGCGAGAAAG CAAATTTTTTTGGAGTTAATGTATTTCTCAATCCAAAGGACTATGATGAACCCATTCATGAG GTCATCAAGAGGATGACAGATGGGGGTGCTGATTACTGTTTCGAGTGCACTGGCGATACAAGAGTAGCTTCGACTGCATTGCAGTCTTGCTGTGAT GGATGGGGTATGACTGTGGCCCTCGGCGTGCCGAAAGCAAAGCCAGAAATGACAGTTAACTGTGGACTGCTGCTCAGTGGGAGGACATTGAGAGGTTCCACGTTTGGAGGATGGAGACCAAAATCCGATATGCCATCATTGGTGGACAAGTACTTGAACAAG GAAATCCAGGTGGATGAGTTCGTCACCCATAACTTGCAATTTGAGGAGATCAACAGAGCTTTCGAgatgatgaagaaaggcaaATGTCTGCGCTGCGTCATCCATATGCCGAAGTAG
- the LOC104425886 gene encoding protein N-lysine methyltransferase METTL21A, with product MAAASAVRTEEPGEDDDDGETVVGLGSYGGKVRLLGGGAGGCDEDGEAAAAETMLLWGIQQPTLARPNAFVAQSSLALAVEACGHSLSILQSPCSLITPGVTGSVMWDSGIVLGKFLEHAVDSRMLLLQGKKVVELGSGCGLVGCISALLGAQVVLTDLPDRLRLLRKNVETNLKHDNMRGSAVVKELIWGDDPDRDLIEPLPDYVLGSDVIYSEGAVEDLMETLLQLSGTQTTIILAGELRNDSILEYFLDAAMKYFVVGRVDQAQFHPDYRSQRVAMYVLVKKVKLTETEDGL from the exons ATGGCGGCTGCGAGCGCCGTGCGTACGGAGGAGCCcggagaagacgacgacgacggcgaaaCGGTGGTGGGGCTGGGATCGTACGGCGGGAAGGTGAGGTTGTTGGGCGGCGGCGCCGGAGGCTGCGACGAggacggggaggcggcggcggcggagacgaTGCTGCTGTGGGGGATCCAGcagccgaccctcgcccggcccaACGCCTTCGTCGCCCAGTcctccctcgccctcgccgtcgAAGCTTGCGGTCACTCCCTCTCCATCCTCCAATCTCCTTGCTCTCTG ATTACCCCTGGAGTAACTGGATCAGTGATGTGGGATAGTGGAATTGTGTTGGGGAAGTTCTTGGAACACGCTGTGGATTCCaggatgcttcttcttcagggCAAGAAGGTTGTAGAATTGGGCTCTGGATGTGGATTAGTTGG CTGCATTTCAGCTCTTTTGGGAGCTCAAGTGGTTCTTACTGATCTACCAGATAGACTAAGGCTTCTCAGGAAGAATGTCGAAACGAATTTGAAACATGACAACATGCGGGGATCTGCGGTTGTGAAAGAACTGATTTGGGGAGATGATCCTGACAGAGACTTGATTGAGCCTTTACCTGACTATG TTTTGGGATCCGATGTGATTTACAGTGAGGGAGCAGTTGAGGATCTGATGGAGACATTGCTGCAACTTTCTGGGACTCAAACAACCATCATTTTGGCTGGAGAACTTCGCAATG ATAGTATCCTTGAATACTTCTTGGATGCTGCGATGAAGTATTTCGTTGTTGGGCGCGTAGATCAGGCACAGTTCCATCCAGATTATCGCAGCCAGCGAGTAGCAATGTATGTCCTGGTGAAAAAAGTGAAACTCACCGAAACTGAAGATGGCCTATGA
- the LOC104425885 gene encoding alcohol dehydrogenase-like 6 — translation MSSSPSVITCKAAVAWGAGQPLVIEEVEVSPPQPQEIRIKVVATSLCGSDVAAWESQPIFPRIFGHEAAGIVESVGEGVTEFKEGDHVLTLFVGECKRCRHCTSNKSNMCRTLGLERSGLMHSDRKTRFSIRGNPVYHYCAVSSFSEYTVVHSGCAAKVSPKAPLEKICILSCGVAAGLGAAWNVADVSKGSNVAIFGLGTVGLSVAQGAKLRGASQVIGVDINPEKGEKAKDFGVDMYLNPKDYDEPIHEVIKRITDGGADYSFECAGDTRATTTALQSCCDGWGLTVTLGVPKAKPEITAHYGLLLTGRTLRGSMYGGWKPKSDIPSLVDKYMNKEIRVDEFVTHNLQLEDINKAFELMREGKCLRCVLHMPR, via the exons ATGTCGTCCTCGCCATCCGTCATCACATGCAAAG CTGCGGTGGCATGGGGAGCTGGGCAGCCTCTGGTGATCGAGGAAGTGGAAGTCAGCCCGCCCCAACCTCAGGAGATCCGCATCAAAGTCGTCGCCACTTCCCTCTGTGGCAGCGATGTCGCCGCTTGGGAATCCCAG CCTATATTTCCTCGCATATTTGGCCATGAGGCAGCAGG GATTGTCGAGAGTGTGGGGGAGGGAGTGACAGAATTCAAGGAGGGAGACCACGTGTTGACATTGTTCGTGGGTGAATGCAAGAGATGCCGGCACTGTACATCTAATAAAAGCAACATGTGCCGAACACTTGGTTTGGAAAGGAGCGGCTTAATGCACAGCGACCGAAAGACGCGCTTCTCAATTAGAGGCAATCCTGTATATCATTACTGTGCCGTTTCGAGTTTCAGCGAGTATACGGTGGTGCACTCAGGATGCGCTGCCAAAGTCAGCCCAAAGGCACCTTTAGAGAAAATATGTATTCTCAGTTGCGGAGTAGCAGCAG GTCTAGGAGCGGCTTGGAATGTGGCCGATGTATCCAAAGGATCAAACGTGGCAATATTTGGTCTTGGAACTGTGGGCCTATCT GTTGCACAAGGTGCCAAGCTTCGGGGAGCTTCTCAAGTAATTGGTGTAGACATTAATCCTGAGAAGGGTGAGAAAG CAAAAGATTTTGGAGTTGATATGTATCTCAATCCAAAGGACTATGATGAACCCATTCATGAG GTCATCAAGAGGATAACTGATGGGGGTGCTGATTACTCTTTTGAGTGCGCTGGCGATACAAGAGCAACAACAACTGCGTTGCAGTCTTGCTGTGAT GGATGGGGTTTAACTGTGACCCTTGGCGTGCCCAAAGCAAAGCCAGAAATAACAGCTCACTACGGACTGCTGCTCACCGGAAGGACACTGAGAGGTTCCATGTATGGAggatggaaaccaaaatccgaTATACCATCATTGGTCGACAAGTACATGAACAAG GAAATCCGGGTGGATGAGTTTGTCACCCATAACTTGCAACTGGAGGATATCAACAAAGCCTTTGAGCTCATGAGGGAAGGCAAATGTCTGCGCTGCGTCCTCCATATGCCAAGGTAG
- the LOC104425883 gene encoding NDR1/HIN1-like protein 6 — MHRQLKFAVPEAMADNQRIHPAVPVATSATAPLVPPSSSVSEKGTQVHRASPLQGGGPVIFAKPRKRKGCCCRLLCGLISLLLLILILIGIVAAVIYFVFQPKLPQYSVDRLQISALRLNFDLTLYAQFDVKITATNPNKKIGIYYEKGGRLSVWYSNDKLCEGSLPRFYQGHQNTTRLDITLTGQSESGSTIMAALQQQQQTGQIPLDLKVDAPVSVELGTMKLRKVKILGRCSLVVDSLSTNSMISIKASNCSFGMKL, encoded by the coding sequence ATGCACCGTCAGCTTAAGTTCGCTGTACCAGAAGCAATGGCAGATAATCAGAGAATTCATCCGGCAGTTCCGGTTGCAACAAGTGCCACGGCACCTTTAGTGCCGCCGAGCTCTTCTGTTTCAGAGAAAGGAACCCAAGTTCATCGAGCTTCTCCGCTGCAAGGTGGTGGACCTGTGATTTTCGCGAAGCCACGAAAACGAAAAGGCTGTTGCTGCAGGTTATTGTGCGGGCTCAttagcctcctcctcctcatacTGATCCTCATTGGAATAGTTGCAGCAGTTATTTACTTTGTCTTCCAACCAAAACTTCCACAGTATTCGGTCGACCGCCTTCAAATAAGTGCTTTGAGGCTGAATTTCGACCTGACCCTGTATGCACAATTTGATGTGAAGATTACGGCCACGAATCCAAACAAAAAGATTGGAATCTATTATGAGAAGGGTGGCAGATTAAGCGTGTGGTATTCAAATGATAAGTTATGTGAAGGATCATTGCCAAGATTCTACCAAGGTCACCAGAACACAACAAGACTCGACATTACCTTGACTGGCCAAAGCGAGTCTGGGAGCACCATAATGGCAGCActgcagcagcaacagcaaacAGGACAAATCCCTCTTGATCTAAAAGTTGATGCACCGGTGTCAGTCGAACTAGGCACAATGAAGTTGAGGAAGGTTAAAATCTTGGGCCGATGTTCCCTGGTGGTGGACAGCTTGAGTACCAATAGCATGATCAGCATCAAAGCAAGCAACTGTAGTTTTGGGATGAAGCTTTAA
- the LOC104425884 gene encoding uncharacterized protein LOC104425884, with protein MAAKADAAEGAKRRCVCLIDAIGRLPPSVAGPCRRTLLKLAESDLSFLARRASSPSSDSPLSVNIGHLEAVVHVLQHLPVTGVSRVCKPVPLLPASGEVRRADSSSKIAHVDIVCTLKGIPVWVVVSDRNPNHVTWHDGHKGKGLRLRIQQVVAAAQFSPTLRPSSIILFFSRGVTDSILKKIVDEFQAIKYEMEADVPLSSVGFLEEMEGEWVNIIARSYQESVALEIKVDNFEKPARDPKVGAGESILGAAETENPEGNVNLNYPTTFDTLISGLRPPMKGKDMASAKTREELSGGDLINFDTTALIALVSDISNGGAEKLLNAEESELRQRFKGNLPFVIAQANSEIQKPILPELGAVICGKNGVICESVLSEFKELIAMYGGTKEKLRADQILKWLSVVPDNPSDRMISLPTTRKLAKKNKVIFGTGDYWRAPTLTANMAFVRAVSQTGMSLHTIEHRPRALTGN; from the exons ATGGCGGCGAAGGCCGACGCGGCGGAAGGCGCGAAGAGGAGGTGCGTCTGCCTGATCGACGCGATCGGCCGGCTGCCTCCCTCGGTCGCCGGTCCTTGCCGGCGCACGCTCCTCAAGCTGGCCGAGTCCGACCTCTCTTTCCTCGCTCGTCGcgcctcttctccttcttcggaTTCGCCTCTCAG TGTTAATATCGGACACCTCGAAGCTGTTGTTCACGTTCTCCAGCATCTTCCGGTCACGGGAGTTTCGCGCGTTTGCAAGCCTGTCCCTCTGTTGCCTGCGAGCGGCGAGGTGCGGAGAGCTGATTCCAGTTCGAAGATTGCTCATGTCGATATCGTGTGCACGCTGAAAGGAATCCCGGTTTGGGTCGTTGTATCTGATAGGAACCCGAACCATGTGACCTGGCACGATGGCCATAAAGGCAAGGGATTGAGATTGAGAATTCAGCAAGTTGTTGCTGCTGCTCAGTTCTCGCCGACGCTAAGGCCTTCGTcgattattcttttcttttcacgcGGTGTGACTGACTCCATTCTCAAGAAGATTGTCGACGAATTTCAGGCCATTAAGTATGAAATGGAAGCTGACGTCCCCCTTTCCAGTGTTGGCTTTTTGGAGGAAATGGAAGGTGAGTGGGTAAATATAATTGCAAGGTCTTACCAAGAATCAGTTGCCCTAGAAATAAAGGTGGATAATTTTGAGAAACCGGCTCGAGATCCCAAAGTGGGAGCTGGAGAATCAATACTGGGTGCTGCGGAGACGGAGAATCCTGAGGGAAATGTGAACCTTAATTATCCTACTACCTTTGACACTCTAATTTCTGGCTTGAGACCTCCCATGAAAGGGAAAGATATGGCTTCTGCTAAAACAAGAGAGGAACTAAGTGGAGGTGATCTCATAAATTTTGATACGACAGCTTTAATCGCTCTTGTATCAGACATTAGTAATGGTGGTGCGGAGAAACTTTTGAATGCAGAAGAAAGTGAGTTGAGGCAGCGGTTCAAAGGCAACTTGCCTTTTGTGATTGCACAG GCAAACTCTGAGATTCAAAAACCAATCCTCCCAGAGCTGGGTGCAGTAATTTGCGGAAAGAATGGTGTGATATGTGAAAGTGTTCTTTCAGAGTTCAAAGAGTTAATAGCAATGTATGGAGGGACCAAGGAGAAGCTAAGAGCAGATCAGATACTAAAATGGCTTTC TGTTGTTCCGGATAATCCTTCAGATCGCATGATCAGCCTTCCAACTACCAGAAAGCTTGCTAAAAAGAACAAGGTTATTTTTGGCACTGGAGATTACTGGCGTGCGCCAACCTTAACTGCAAATATGGCTTTTGTTAGAGCAGTTTCTCAGACCGGGATGTCTCTCCATACGATCGAGCATAGACCACGTGCTTTAACTGGAAATTAG